A genome region from Excalfactoria chinensis isolate bCotChi1 chromosome 26, bCotChi1.hap2, whole genome shotgun sequence includes the following:
- the LMNB2 gene encoding lamin-B2: protein MRRGGGAGDVRHLSAPSSPGAAGLNEPAARELSAMSGTPIRGTPGGTPLSPTRISRLQEKEELRQLNDRLAVYIDRVRALELENDRLLVKISEKEEVTTREVSGIKNLYESELADARRVLDETAKERARLQIEIGKLRAELEEFNKSYKKKDADLSVAQGRIKDLEVLFHRSEAELNTVLNEKRSLEAEVADLRAQLAKAEDGHAVAKKQLEKETLMRVDLENRCQSLQEDLDFRKNVFEEEIRETRKRHEHRLVEVDTSRQQEYENKMAQALEDLRNQHDEQVKLYKLELEQTYQAKLENAILASDQNDKAAGAAREELKEARMRIESLSYQLSGLQKQASAAEDRIRELEETMAGERDKFRKMLDAKEREMTEMRDQMQLQLTEYQELLDVKLALDMEISAYRKLLEGEEERLKLSPSPSSRVTVSRATSSSSSSSTSLVRSSRGKRRRIEAEELSGSGTSGIGTGSISGSSSSSSFQMSQQASATGSISIEEIDLEGKYVQLKNNSETDQSLGNWRLKRQIGDGEEIAYKFTPKYVLRAGQTVTIWGADAGVSHSPPSVLVWKNQGSWGTGGNIRTYLVNSDGEEVAVRTVTKSVVVRENEEEEDEADFGEEDLFNQQGDPRTTSRGCSVM, encoded by the exons ATgcggcgcggcggcggggcAGGCGATGTCCGCCATCTTAGCGCTCCCTCCTCCCCCGGTGCGGCCGGATTGAATGAGCCTGCTGCCCGCGAGCTCAGCGCCATGTCAGGCACCCCGATCCGCGGCACCCCCGGCGGGACCCCGCTGTCGCCGACCCGCATCTCCCGCctgcaggagaaggaggaacTGCGGCAGCTCAATGACCGCCTGGCCGTCTACATCGACCGCGTGCGGGCGCTGGAGCTGGAGAACGACCGGCTGCTGGTGAAGATCTCCGAGAAAGAGGAGGTCACCACCCGCGAG GTCAGTGGCATCAAGAACCTCTATGAGTCTGAACTGGCTGATGCTCGAAGAGTTCTGGATGAAACAGCCAAAGAGAGGGCGAGGTTACAGATCGAAATAGGAAAACTGAGGGCTGAACTTGAGGAGTTCAATAAAAG CTACAAAAAGAAGGATGCAGATTTGTCTGTTGCTCAAGGTCGCATTAAGGATCTTGAAGTACTCTTCCATAGAAGTGAGGCAGAGCTCAATACTGTTCTGAATGAGAAACGGAGTCTGGAGGCAGAGGTGGCTGATCTGCGTGCCCAACTTGCTAAG GCTGAAGATGGTCATGCAGTGGCTAAGAAGCAGTTGGAGAAGGAGACACTTATGCGTGTGGACCTGGAGAATCGGTGCCAGAGCTTGCAGGAGGATCTGGATTTCAGGAAGAATGTGTTTGAGGAG gaGATAAGAGAGACAAGAAAACGACATGAGCATCGTTTGGTTGAAGTGGACACTAGTCGCCAGCAGGAGTATGAGAACAAAATGGCTCAGGCCCTGGAGGATCTGCGGAATCAGCATGATGAGCAAGTCAAGCTGTACAAATTGGAGCTAGAGCAGACCTATCAGGCTAAG TTGGAGAATGCCATCCTGGCCTCTGACCAAAATGACAAAGCTGCTGGTGCAGCTCGAGAGGAGTTGAAGGAGGCTCGCATGAGAATAGAATCTCTCAGCTACCAACTTTCTGGCCTTCAGAAACAG GCTAGTGCAGCAGAAGATCGCATTCGTGAGTTGGAGGAAACAATGGCTGGTGAACGGGATAAATTTAGGAAGATGCTTGATGCCAAGGAGAGGGAGATGACAGAAATGAGGGACcagatgcagctgcagctcacagaataTCAGGAACTGCTTGATGTGAAATTAGCACTAGACATGGAAATCAGTGCTTACCGAAAGCTcctggaaggagaggaggagag GTTGAAGCTCTCTCCGAGCCCCTCATCCCGTGTCACTGTCTCTCGGGctacctccagcagcagcagtagcagtaCTTCACTTGTCCGCTCTTCCCGAGGAAAGAGACGACGGATTGAAGCAGAGGAGCTCTCAGGCAGTGGAACGAGTGGAATTGGCACTGGAAGTATCAGtggcagcagtagcagcagtagCTTCCAAATGTCCCAGCAAGCTTCAGCTACTGGAAGTATCAGCATTGAGGAGATAGACCTGGAGGGCAAATATGTTCAACTGAAGAACAACTCAGAGACG GATCAGTCTTTGGGTAACTGGAGACTGAAAAGACAAATTGGAGATGGAGAAGAAATTGCTTACAAATTTACTCCGAAGTATGTCCTCAGGGCTGGGCAGACTGTAACA ATCTGGGGTGCAGATGCAGGTGTGTCTCACAGCCCCCCTTCTGTTCTCGTGTGGAAGAATCAAGGCAGCTGGGGCACTGGAGGAAATATCCGCACATACCTCGTGAACTCTGATGGAGAG GAGGTTGCAGTGAGGACTGTTACTAAATCAGTCGTTGTGCGGGAGAACgaagaggaagaggatgaaGCAGACTTTGGCGAGGAGGACCTTTTCAACCAACAG GGTGATCCCAGAACAACTTCTCGAGGATGCTCAGTGATGtga
- the RPL36 gene encoding large ribosomal subunit protein eL36 isoform X2 — protein MAIRYPMAVGLNKGYKVTKNVTKPRHCRRRGRLTKHTKFVRDMIREVCGFAPYERRAMELLKVSKDKRALKFIKKRVGTHIRAKRKREELSNVLAAMRKAAAKKD, from the exons ATGGCGATCCGGTACCCCATGGCCGTCGGCCTCAACAAGGGCTACAAGGTGACGAAGAACGTGACCAAGCCCAGGCACTGCCGGCGCCGCGGG CGCCTGACCAAACACACCAAGTTTGTGCGCGATATGATCAGGGAGGTCTGCGGCTTCGCGCCCTACGAGAGACGCGCCATGGAGCTGCTGAAGGTCTCCAAGGATAAACGTGCTCTCAAGTTCATAAAGAAACGG gTCGGCACTCACATTCGGGCCAAGCGAAAGCGGGAGGAACTCAGCAACGTCCTGGCAGCCATGAGGAAAGCGGCTGCAAAGAAGGATTGA
- the RPL36 gene encoding large ribosomal subunit protein eL36 isoform X1, producing MVAPTDRAPSGAGPEVPPSHHAARSLSFRRGGSGGVADMAIRYPMAVGLNKGYKVTKNVTKPRHCRRRGRLTKHTKFVRDMIREVCGFAPYERRAMELLKVSKDKRALKFIKKRVGTHIRAKRKREELSNVLAAMRKAAAKKD from the exons ATGGTCGCGCCGACGGATAGAGCGCCCTCTGGGGCCGGGCCGGAAGTTCCGCCGTCCCATCACGCCGCGCGTTCTCTTTCCTTCCGgcgcggcggcagcggcggagTCGCAG ACATGGCGATCCGGTACCCCATGGCCGTCGGCCTCAACAAGGGCTACAAGGTGACGAAGAACGTGACCAAGCCCAGGCACTGCCGGCGCCGCGGG CGCCTGACCAAACACACCAAGTTTGTGCGCGATATGATCAGGGAGGTCTGCGGCTTCGCGCCCTACGAGAGACGCGCCATGGAGCTGCTGAAGGTCTCCAAGGATAAACGTGCTCTCAAGTTCATAAAGAAACGG gTCGGCACTCACATTCGGGCCAAGCGAAAGCGGGAGGAACTCAGCAACGTCCTGGCAGCCATGAGGAAAGCGGCTGCAAAGAAGGATTGA